A window of Spiroplasma syrphidicola EA-1 contains these coding sequences:
- the scm1 gene encoding motility-associated protein Scm1 — MSIKTWIKFSAVWAVTLLTILLSVVFIPVLNGQVGDIKAAAITALSIPGLTNNPLANLSNNSAYSLLNFLLSYSSFEGIFSLPGLGLFKFWSLLLYIFLPIFTLIGGGLAIFVITLSIINNQAKWKNERLVKITLLSKRITGIITYLLLFIGLFLIAIQDNSAFNNSQKLAWYNLSADGNIVTFENGTTFHPTIFSIVGLVINQFGLNHFFSNQTAVLQAGMVILIFLTPIFFVIYLVSLIINQAVRVVTPQSLSYGGASSFSQWLGFVNISSRRELRTRLGSNIGMILLFFGFIAVMIFPTFIPLNGFQTANYVIIAIALVLIFTSFFPLYFMLYRLKNLRRFSYNLLMFIQMLVWLIIGVVWQLVLIIAFQKYFQYPAYISIITTFIFSLILVISFLLLVRGHR, encoded by the coding sequence ATGTCTATAAAAACGTGAATTAAATTTAGTGCTGTTTGAGCAGTAACATTGTTAACAATTTTGTTATCAGTTGTCTTTATTCCTGTTTTAAATGGTCAAGTTGGTGATATTAAAGCCGCTGCCATTACTGCCTTGAGTATTCCGGGATTAACAAATAATCCGTTAGCAAATCTTAGCAATAATAGTGCTTATTCATTACTTAATTTTTTATTATCATATTCATCATTTGAAGGAATTTTTAGTTTACCAGGGCTAGGTTTATTTAAGTTTTGATCATTATTGTTATACATTTTTTTACCAATTTTTACCTTAATTGGGGGAGGATTAGCAATTTTTGTTATTACGTTATCAATTATCAATAATCAAGCAAAATGAAAAAATGAGCGATTAGTTAAAATAACATTATTATCAAAACGAATCACTGGGATTATTACTTACTTATTATTATTTATCGGACTATTTTTGATAGCAATTCAAGATAATTCAGCTTTTAATAATAGTCAAAAATTGGCGTGATATAATTTATCTGCTGATGGCAATATTGTTACTTTTGAAAATGGAACAACTTTTCACCCAACAATTTTTTCAATTGTGGGATTGGTGATTAATCAATTTGGTTTAAATCATTTCTTTAGTAACCAAACTGCTGTTTTACAGGCGGGAATGGTTATTTTAATCTTTTTAACACCAATCTTTTTTGTAATTTACCTTGTTAGTTTAATTATTAATCAAGCGGTACGGGTAGTTACTCCACAATCATTATCTTATGGTGGCGCAAGTAGTTTCAGCCAATGATTAGGTTTTGTCAATATTAGTTCAAGACGTGAATTACGAACAAGATTAGGAAGTAATATTGGAATGATCTTATTATTCTTTGGGTTTATTGCTGTCATGATTTTCCCAACCTTTATTCCTTTAAATGGTTTTCAAACTGCAAACTATGTTATTATCGCAATTGCCTTAGTTTTAATTTTTACCAGTTTTTTCCCATTGTATTTTATGTTGTATCGTTTAAAAAACTTACGTCGCTTTTCGTATAATTTATTAATGTTTATTCAAATGCTAGTATGATTAATTATTGGTGTTGTTTGACAGTTAGTATTAATTATTGCCTTCCAAAAATATTTCCAATATCCAGCCTATATTTCAATTATTACAACTTTTATCTTTTCATTAATTTTGGTGATATCATTTTTACTACTTGTCCGTGGTCACAGATAA